The Marinobacter halotolerans genome includes a window with the following:
- a CDS encoding SDR family NAD(P)-dependent oxidoreductase, giving the protein MKKVCAVMGVGPGNGEAFVRRFSDEGFQIAMLARSEDYLKQLEQSVSGTHAFPCDLMEPGQVTSVLAEIECRLGPVSVMLYNAGGGVFKNVEEASLDDFEANWRLNVQGLVAATKAALPQLRQHDASSIIVTSASAATRGRVNTAPFASAKAAQRSLAQSLARQLGPEKIHVANVVIDGVVDLPRTRQMLPDKPDDFFVQPSAVADAVWTLSQQDPSAWTFELDIRPFGENW; this is encoded by the coding sequence ATGAAAAAGGTATGCGCAGTTATGGGGGTAGGCCCGGGCAACGGCGAAGCCTTTGTGCGGCGGTTCAGCGATGAGGGCTTTCAGATAGCGATGCTTGCTCGCAGCGAAGACTACCTGAAACAGCTTGAGCAATCGGTATCCGGTACCCACGCGTTCCCCTGTGACCTGATGGAGCCGGGGCAGGTCACTTCGGTGCTGGCGGAAATCGAGTGCAGGCTCGGGCCGGTGTCGGTCATGCTTTATAATGCCGGTGGCGGTGTGTTCAAGAATGTGGAAGAAGCCAGCCTGGATGACTTCGAAGCCAACTGGCGCCTGAATGTTCAGGGCCTGGTGGCCGCCACCAAAGCGGCCTTGCCACAGCTTCGCCAGCACGATGCCTCCAGCATTATCGTTACCAGTGCTTCAGCCGCTACCCGGGGCCGGGTCAACACGGCGCCCTTTGCTTCCGCCAAGGCCGCCCAGCGTAGTCTTGCCCAGTCCCTGGCCCGCCAGCTCGGCCCGGAAAAGATTCACGTGGCCAATGTGGTGATTGACGGCGTGGTCGACCTGCCCCGCACCCGCCAAATGCTTCCGGACAAACCGGATGACTTCTTTGTGCAGCCGTCGGCAGTGGCTGACGCTGTCTGGACACTCAGCCAGCAGGATCCGTCGGCCTGGACCTTCGAGCTGGATATCCGCCCGTTCGGGGAAAACTGGTAA
- a CDS encoding amino acid ABC transporter ATP-binding protein, with the protein MIKLESLSKQFGDTVVLDGIDLAIEKGEIVVIIGPSGTGKSTLLRCLNFLEQPTAGTMTVGDLTVDVRKASRSDILSMRRRTAFVFQNYALFANKTALQNIAERLLVVDKWPKEKAYKRAREILQQIGLADKADAYPAAMSGGQQQRVGIGRAMATGAEVILFDEPTSSLDPEWVEEVLGLMKQLASERQTMMVVTHEMSFARDVADRVIFIDGGRIVEQGPPSEIFYNPKDPRTQDFLKKILATNPV; encoded by the coding sequence ATGATCAAACTGGAGTCACTGAGCAAGCAATTTGGCGACACGGTCGTTCTCGACGGTATTGATCTGGCCATCGAGAAAGGCGAGATCGTGGTGATCATCGGGCCGTCGGGCACCGGCAAATCCACCCTACTGCGCTGCCTCAATTTTCTGGAACAGCCCACCGCCGGAACCATGACCGTGGGCGACCTGACGGTGGATGTGCGCAAGGCCAGCCGCTCAGACATCCTGTCCATGCGGCGGCGAACCGCCTTCGTGTTCCAGAACTACGCGCTGTTCGCCAACAAGACCGCCTTACAGAACATCGCCGAGCGCCTTCTGGTGGTGGACAAATGGCCCAAGGAAAAAGCGTACAAACGAGCTCGCGAGATACTGCAGCAGATCGGACTGGCCGATAAGGCGGATGCCTATCCGGCGGCCATGTCCGGCGGGCAGCAGCAACGGGTGGGCATTGGCCGCGCCATGGCCACGGGGGCCGAGGTCATCCTGTTCGATGAACCCACGTCATCCCTGGACCCGGAATGGGTGGAAGAAGTGCTGGGACTGATGAAACAGCTGGCCTCTGAGCGTCAAACCATGATGGTGGTGACCCACGAAATGTCCTTCGCACGGGATGTCGCCGACCGGGTGATCTTTATCGACGGCGGCCGGATTGTGGAACAGGGACCGCCCAGCGAGATTTTCTACAACCCCAAGGATCCCCGGACGCAGGACTTTCTGAAGAAGATTCTGGCCACCAACCCGGTATAA
- a CDS encoding amino acid ABC transporter permease gives MDVLNVDYMVGLIPVLLGYLPLTLQLAGTGMALALILACLFAVVRVLGIPVLNQLTIVFISFFRGTPLLVQLFLFYYGLPQLASGLTVIDGVTATIMGLTMHFSAYMAESIRAAIVGVDRSQTEAALSIGMTNGQMMRRIVLPQATRVALPTLMNYFIDMIKATSLAFTLGVTELMGATQKEAAGSFLYFEAFIVAAVIYWIVVEMLSKLQYYLEIRLNKAYSR, from the coding sequence ATGGACGTGTTAAACGTCGACTATATGGTGGGGCTGATACCCGTACTGCTCGGGTATCTGCCCCTGACCCTTCAGCTGGCAGGCACGGGGATGGCGCTTGCGCTGATCCTTGCCTGCCTGTTTGCGGTGGTTCGGGTACTGGGCATTCCGGTCCTCAACCAGCTGACCATTGTGTTCATCTCCTTTTTCCGGGGTACGCCACTGCTGGTGCAGCTGTTCCTGTTCTATTACGGGCTGCCTCAGTTGGCCAGCGGGCTGACGGTGATAGACGGCGTCACGGCAACCATCATGGGCCTGACCATGCATTTTTCCGCCTATATGGCGGAATCCATCCGCGCCGCCATTGTGGGCGTTGACCGCAGCCAGACCGAAGCGGCTCTGTCCATCGGCATGACCAACGGCCAGATGATGCGCCGGATCGTCCTGCCCCAGGCCACCCGGGTAGCGCTGCCCACCCTGATGAACTACTTCATCGACATGATCAAGGCCACCTCCCTGGCATTTACCCTCGGCGTCACCGAGCTGATGGGGGCCACCCAGAAGGAAGCCGCCGGCAGCTTCCTGTATTTTGAAGCCTTTATCGTGGCCGCCGTTATCTACTGGATCGTGGTAGAAATGCTGTCCAAGCTTCAGTACTACCTGGAAATCCGCCTGAACAAGGCCTATAGCCGATGA
- a CDS encoding amino acid ABC transporter substrate-binding protein, giving the protein MKTLLINTLLMISLVVSAPLLAQEDPLKVGMSGQYFPFTFVEQDTLKGFDVDIMKAIGEEMGREIQFETANFSGLMGMLESGRIDTVANQITITEDRQKAYIFSAPYVYDGAQVVTKKGNTEVENVEDLKGKTVAVNLGSNFEALLRELPYADQIDIKTYESNLERDTALGRVDAFVMDRVSASQIIKEKPLPLELAGPTFSQITNAYPFRDTEAGRELRDEVNKALASLRDKGELKAISKKWFGTDITRP; this is encoded by the coding sequence ATGAAAACACTATTAATCAATACTTTGCTGATGATTTCACTGGTCGTCAGCGCTCCTCTGCTGGCCCAGGAAGACCCGCTGAAAGTCGGCATGTCCGGCCAGTACTTCCCGTTCACCTTTGTGGAGCAGGACACGCTCAAGGGCTTTGACGTGGACATCATGAAGGCGATCGGCGAGGAGATGGGCCGTGAAATCCAGTTTGAAACTGCCAACTTCTCCGGACTGATGGGCATGCTGGAATCCGGTCGCATCGACACCGTAGCCAACCAGATCACCATCACCGAGGACCGGCAAAAGGCCTATATCTTCAGTGCCCCCTACGTCTATGACGGCGCCCAGGTGGTCACCAAAAAAGGCAATACCGAAGTCGAAAACGTGGAAGATCTGAAGGGTAAGACGGTCGCGGTGAACCTGGGCTCCAATTTCGAAGCGCTGCTGAGGGAGCTTCCCTACGCCGATCAGATCGATATCAAGACCTACGAAAGCAATCTTGAGCGCGACACCGCCCTAGGCCGTGTCGATGCCTTCGTCATGGACCGGGTGAGCGCCAGCCAGATTATCAAGGAAAAGCCACTGCCGCTTGAGCTGGCCGGCCCCACCTTCTCACAGATCACCAACGCCTACCCGTTCCGGGATACCGAGGCGGGCCGCGAACTTCGCGACGAGGTGAACAAGGCCCTTGCCTCTCTGCGGGATAAAGGCGAGCTGAAAGCCATCTCCAAGAAGTGGTTCGGCACCGACATCACCCGGCCCTGA
- a CDS encoding ADP-ribosylglycohydrolase family protein: MHQNRSPEDKARLINALAGGWVADAASLGLHWLYNSPRILEVGGQSPEFLPPKADYFKGGLGYFAHEGKKIGDVSHYGAATGVITDSLLANEGKLDVRDYQRRFRNFFGPGGGWCGYLDNPTRVTLNNLNVIEQNAIDEALKTTTAHLTDQQKRVLVQKVLPYTRRLSGDQLAAPVRTAIDLTYHETDVQEAGVHITETIDQHLRPESGADDMQLPAVSKLPPLVACYCGSDRLMEVTEAAVRVTNHNDDAVAWAKCAARLLDHLFRGDSMQAALAAAEAEAPDQASLSRAQSGASLDAVKAGDTFGRTCYLHEAMPVIFHILTHASSYTEAVRANIQCGGDSCGRAWIIGPAMAAMHGVGSEHGIPLSWLVRVSESPAILSDIEALVQYPQGL, from the coding sequence ATGCATCAGAACAGATCTCCCGAAGACAAAGCCCGCCTGATCAATGCCCTCGCCGGTGGCTGGGTGGCCGATGCCGCCAGCCTCGGCCTCCACTGGCTCTACAACAGCCCGCGTATTCTGGAGGTCGGCGGCCAGTCCCCGGAATTCCTGCCACCAAAGGCAGACTACTTCAAAGGCGGGCTCGGGTATTTTGCCCATGAGGGCAAAAAAATCGGCGATGTCAGTCATTATGGCGCCGCCACGGGTGTGATCACCGACAGTCTGCTGGCGAATGAAGGGAAGCTGGATGTCCGCGATTACCAGCGGCGTTTCCGGAATTTTTTCGGGCCTGGTGGTGGATGGTGCGGTTATCTCGACAACCCCACGCGGGTGACCCTGAACAACCTTAACGTCATTGAGCAGAATGCGATCGACGAGGCTCTGAAGACCACCACGGCCCACCTGACCGATCAGCAGAAGCGGGTACTGGTTCAGAAGGTCTTACCCTACACCCGGCGCCTCAGCGGTGATCAACTGGCCGCGCCGGTAAGGACGGCCATCGATCTGACCTATCATGAAACCGATGTCCAGGAGGCCGGGGTGCATATTACTGAGACCATCGACCAGCATCTTCGGCCGGAAAGCGGCGCAGACGACATGCAACTGCCCGCCGTATCCAAACTGCCGCCACTGGTGGCCTGCTATTGTGGCAGTGATCGGTTGATGGAAGTCACCGAAGCGGCGGTTCGAGTGACCAATCACAACGACGACGCCGTGGCGTGGGCAAAATGCGCGGCCAGGCTTCTGGATCATCTTTTCCGGGGCGATTCAATGCAGGCAGCGCTGGCAGCGGCCGAAGCCGAGGCGCCGGACCAGGCAAGCCTGTCCCGAGCGCAATCCGGCGCATCGCTGGATGCGGTAAAGGCCGGCGACACGTTTGGGCGCACCTGCTATCTGCATGAAGCCATGCCGGTGATCTTTCATATCCTGACCCATGCCAGTAGTTATACCGAGGCGGTTCGCGCCAATATCCAGTGTGGGGGTGACTCCTGTGGCCGCGCCTGGATCATCGGGCCGGCCATGGCCGCGATGCATGGCGTGGGTAGCGAGCATGGCATTCCGCTAAGCTGGCTAGTGCGGGTCAGTGAATCCCCGGCTATCCTCAGTGATATCGAGGCGCTCGTTCAGTACCCGCAAGGGTTGTAA
- a CDS encoding TVP38/TMEM64 family protein — protein sequence MALRIAVVVLVISALAGAWWLLQILGLPAKLSPDVLASWLQSQGVVGPLLLMLLMVIAVVVGPIPTLPVSATAGLAFGVFAGTAIAATGALIGAMAAFWIARCLGREAICRRFPDNPVLARDGSQRFLTLTILITRLVPVFSFALISYAAGVTSVHAWRFAIATFVGMLPMTVVFAGLGNTFSLNPALTVAAGLGILAVMVWLPWSLSRNPQSRLTRWLQLDRYR from the coding sequence ATGGCACTCAGAATCGCCGTGGTTGTTTTGGTCATCTCCGCGCTGGCAGGCGCCTGGTGGCTGCTGCAAATTCTGGGATTACCCGCAAAGCTCTCACCGGATGTACTGGCCAGCTGGCTTCAGAGCCAGGGTGTCGTTGGCCCCCTGTTGCTGATGCTGTTAATGGTGATTGCCGTGGTCGTCGGCCCCATTCCCACCCTGCCTGTCAGTGCTACTGCAGGCCTCGCTTTCGGTGTGTTTGCCGGCACCGCCATCGCGGCTACCGGCGCGCTAATTGGCGCCATGGCAGCTTTCTGGATTGCCCGGTGTCTGGGGCGAGAAGCAATCTGCAGGCGTTTTCCCGATAACCCGGTTCTGGCCAGGGATGGATCACAGCGCTTTCTGACGCTGACCATTCTGATCACTCGCTTGGTACCGGTGTTTTCATTTGCACTGATCAGTTACGCCGCCGGCGTCACCAGTGTTCATGCCTGGCGCTTTGCGATCGCGACTTTTGTGGGCATGCTGCCCATGACGGTGGTCTTCGCCGGTCTGGGCAACACATTCTCGCTCAACCCGGCGCTGACCGTTGCGGCCGGCCTAGGCATTCTGGCCGTCATGGTCTGGTTGCCCTGGTCCCTCAGCCGTAACCCTCAATCCCGACTTACGCGATGGTTACAACTTGATCGGTACCGGTAA
- a CDS encoding FAD-dependent oxidoreductase, producing the protein MNSKKLILLIVIGAVVALFIGFGGPEVLTLENLQKHQSSIGQWISQNLLVAVLGFAAVYVVVTALSLPGAAIMTLAGGAFFGNIYGLIAVSVASTVGASLAFLVARFLMRDTLRNRYAETVAKMDRGIAKDGAFYLATLRLVPVFPFFLINLAMGLTGMKLKTYALVSWVAMLPGTFVYVNAGTQLAQIESTGDILSADLLLSFALLGLFPLIAKFIVGFIRKRRVYAGWQKPDSFDYNLLVIGGGSAGLVSAYIAAAVKAKVALIEKDKMGGDCLNTGCVPSKALIRSAKAADTMRHANRYGLESVPVKGSFAKIMGRVQDVIAKVEPHDSPERYRSLGVDCISGTASFVSPWELEVVHNDGRTERLTAKSIVVATGGKPAMPPIPGLADMDPLTSDNLWNLETQPERLLVLGGGPIGSELAHAFQRLGSQVIQVEMGDRLLAKEDADVSDLIRKQFEDDGIDLRLNHAAKEFAVEDGEKVAYCDHNGERVRIPFDQVLVAVGRAARTDGLGLDKIGVETLPNGTVPVEEDMSLRFPNIFACGDVAGPYQFTHAAAHQAWYAAVNGLFGQFKRFKVDYRVMPWVTFTSPEVARVGLSEAEAKERGVAYEVTRYGLDDLDRAIAESDDYGFIKVLTPPGKDKILGAVVVGTHAGEILAEFTLAMKHGLGLNKILGTIHPYPTWNESAKFAAGEWKRAHAPQGILRLLEKLHGWQRGDRSERKSAIERTT; encoded by the coding sequence ATGAATTCGAAAAAGCTCATTCTGCTGATCGTGATCGGCGCCGTGGTGGCGCTGTTTATAGGCTTTGGCGGCCCGGAAGTGCTGACACTGGAAAACCTCCAGAAGCATCAGTCTTCCATTGGCCAGTGGATCAGCCAGAATCTGCTTGTGGCAGTGCTTGGGTTTGCCGCGGTTTATGTGGTGGTGACGGCGCTGTCGCTTCCCGGTGCAGCGATCATGACACTCGCCGGCGGTGCGTTTTTCGGCAATATCTACGGTCTGATCGCGGTGTCGGTGGCCTCAACGGTGGGTGCTTCTCTGGCTTTCCTGGTGGCCCGCTTCCTGATGAGGGACACACTGCGTAACCGATACGCGGAAACCGTGGCGAAAATGGACCGGGGTATCGCCAAAGACGGCGCGTTTTATCTGGCAACCCTGCGCCTGGTTCCGGTATTCCCCTTTTTCCTGATCAACCTGGCCATGGGTCTGACCGGCATGAAATTGAAGACCTATGCGCTGGTCAGCTGGGTGGCGATGCTGCCGGGCACCTTCGTTTACGTGAATGCAGGCACCCAGCTTGCCCAGATTGAGTCCACCGGGGACATTCTTTCGGCGGACCTGCTGCTGTCGTTTGCGCTGCTGGGCCTGTTCCCGCTGATTGCCAAGTTCATCGTCGGCTTCATCCGCAAGCGCCGCGTCTACGCAGGCTGGCAGAAGCCCGATTCGTTTGATTACAACCTGCTGGTGATTGGCGGTGGTTCTGCAGGCCTGGTATCGGCCTACATCGCCGCGGCCGTCAAAGCGAAGGTAGCGCTGATTGAAAAGGACAAGATGGGCGGCGACTGCCTGAATACCGGGTGCGTGCCGTCGAAGGCTTTGATCCGCAGCGCCAAGGCCGCGGACACCATGCGACACGCCAATCGTTACGGCCTGGAATCGGTGCCGGTGAAAGGCTCGTTTGCCAAGATCATGGGCCGGGTTCAGGACGTGATCGCCAAGGTGGAGCCCCACGATTCGCCGGAGCGTTACCGTAGCCTGGGTGTGGACTGCATCTCTGGCACCGCCAGCTTCGTATCCCCCTGGGAATTGGAAGTGGTGCATAACGACGGACGCACCGAGCGCCTGACGGCAAAGAGTATTGTGGTAGCCACCGGTGGCAAGCCTGCCATGCCGCCGATTCCGGGGCTGGCGGACATGGATCCGCTGACGTCGGATAACCTCTGGAATTTGGAAACCCAGCCCGAGCGCTTGCTGGTGCTGGGCGGCGGCCCCATCGGGTCCGAGCTTGCCCACGCTTTCCAGCGTCTGGGCAGCCAGGTGATCCAGGTCGAGATGGGCGATCGCCTGCTGGCCAAGGAAGACGCGGATGTGTCGGATCTGATCCGCAAGCAGTTTGAAGACGACGGTATTGATCTGCGCCTGAACCATGCCGCCAAGGAGTTTGCAGTAGAAGACGGCGAGAAAGTGGCATACTGCGACCATAACGGCGAGCGGGTGCGGATTCCGTTTGACCAGGTGCTGGTGGCGGTGGGCCGTGCGGCGCGGACCGATGGCCTGGGGTTGGACAAAATCGGGGTCGAAACCCTGCCAAATGGCACAGTGCCGGTGGAGGAAGACATGAGCCTGCGCTTCCCCAACATCTTCGCCTGTGGCGATGTCGCCGGCCCCTACCAGTTTACCCATGCAGCCGCCCACCAGGCCTGGTATGCGGCGGTGAACGGGCTGTTCGGACAGTTCAAGCGGTTCAAGGTGGATTACCGGGTCATGCCCTGGGTGACTTTCACCTCGCCGGAAGTGGCCCGGGTGGGGCTGAGTGAGGCGGAAGCCAAAGAGCGAGGTGTCGCTTACGAAGTGACCCGTTACGGCCTGGACGATCTGGACCGGGCGATTGCCGAGAGCGACGATTACGGCTTTATCAAAGTGCTGACGCCGCCGGGCAAGGACAAGATTCTGGGTGCCGTCGTTGTTGGTACCCACGCGGGTGAGATTCTGGCGGAATTCACCCTGGCCATGAAGCACGGCCTGGGCCTGAACAAGATACTGGGTACCATTCATCCGTACCCGACCTGGAACGAGTCTGCCAAGTTTGCCGCCGGCGAATGGAAACGCGCACACGCACCCCAGGGCATACTCCGCCTGCTGGAGAAGCTCCATGGCTGGCAGCGTGGTGATCGATCTGAGCGCAAATCAGCGATCGAACGTACAACCTAA
- a CDS encoding radical SAM protein, with protein MPLTQTAEKRIPAVEVLEPRARDSWTHTRNGDPRGYIDSDKLKELWIHTGTACNLACPFCLEGSHPGDGRIPGMKLSDVKPFIHEALDMGVEQFSFTGGEPFVIRDFVNILNYASQHRPCFVLTNATDPLLKRKHQVTPLLDNPYPIHWRVSLDFPDRARHDVDRGQGSFDKALEGIRWLVDQGFEVSIARQTDENEHPADVEAAFRGIFRDWGIPETLAFTAFPDLGTPGSEDGSPEITETCMEKYPTKEARSHFMCTYTRMLVKRDDQVRVYACTLVDDDPQYDLGGTLAESMDERIMLRHHRCFACYRFGASCSAPS; from the coding sequence ATGCCCCTGACTCAAACAGCAGAAAAGCGCATTCCGGCGGTGGAAGTACTCGAGCCCCGGGCGCGCGACAGCTGGACCCATACTCGCAACGGCGATCCGCGTGGGTACATCGATTCCGACAAGCTGAAAGAGCTGTGGATCCACACCGGCACCGCCTGCAACCTGGCCTGCCCCTTCTGTCTGGAAGGCTCTCACCCCGGTGATGGTCGCATTCCGGGCATGAAGCTGAGCGATGTGAAGCCGTTTATCCACGAAGCGCTGGATATGGGCGTTGAGCAGTTCTCCTTCACCGGCGGCGAGCCGTTCGTGATCCGGGATTTTGTCAATATCCTGAATTACGCCAGCCAGCACCGGCCCTGTTTCGTGCTGACCAACGCCACGGACCCGCTGCTGAAACGCAAGCACCAGGTGACGCCGTTGCTGGACAACCCCTATCCGATCCACTGGCGCGTCAGCCTGGACTTCCCGGACCGGGCCCGTCATGACGTGGACCGCGGCCAAGGCAGTTTCGACAAAGCGCTGGAAGGCATTCGCTGGCTGGTAGATCAGGGCTTTGAAGTGTCCATCGCTCGCCAGACGGATGAAAACGAGCATCCGGCGGATGTAGAAGCAGCTTTCCGCGGCATTTTCCGCGACTGGGGCATTCCGGAAACTTTGGCCTTCACGGCTTTCCCGGATCTGGGCACGCCCGGCTCGGAAGATGGCAGCCCGGAAATCACGGAAACCTGCATGGAGAAGTATCCCACCAAAGAGGCCCGTTCCCATTTCATGTGTACTTACACGCGTATGTTGGTGAAGCGGGATGATCAGGTTCGGGTGTATGCCTGCACGCTGGTGGATGATGATCCGCAGTATGATCTTGGGGGTACGCTGGCGGAGAGCATGGATGAGCGCATTATGTTGCGGCATCACCGGTGTTTTGCCTGTTATCGGTTTGGGGCCAGTTGTTCGGCTCCGTCTTGA
- a CDS encoding sodium:solute symporter family transporter: MNFTEASLFWGFLVVYGVVMYVLSPKSKSADSFYKGADDQGNPVSQWSLTASIFISWIFAKSVTNAANLGAAYGVTGGLAYASYWLSIPVAGYIIYLIRTQTGARSLQEFLTSRFGRLASLAFAAAILIRLYNEVWSNTAVVGGYFGLPGEWPYYTAAMLFTMFTLAYSLKGGLRSSIFTDVIQTFVFVFFVGAVLFLIIPVNDTSALLTNGEFKLNAGFDLLLVALLQMFSYPFHDPVLTDRGFVNKEKTMLKSFIVAGLLGFVAVFIFSLVGVHARLNGIEAMGNAPAAVGQSLGLAALFFMSVIMMTSAGSTLDSTFSSLAKSLAVDLPRLAKRAQDRLPSVRVGALIMIIFAFLGNIPMFAGTDILLATTISGTMVMGLAPVFLFYGFTRWSPWSFHLSFWTGLGLGVLLAAGLIPASWAIGDGAYALLLGTNAYGFIICTVGFFLPLAWRLLVGRSLAAGEV; the protein is encoded by the coding sequence ATGAATTTCACGGAAGCTTCCCTGTTTTGGGGATTCCTGGTGGTTTATGGGGTGGTGATGTATGTGCTGTCACCCAAGAGCAAGAGCGCTGATTCTTTCTACAAAGGCGCCGACGATCAGGGTAATCCGGTGAGTCAGTGGTCACTGACGGCCAGTATTTTTATCAGCTGGATTTTTGCCAAGTCGGTGACCAATGCCGCCAACCTGGGTGCCGCCTATGGTGTGACGGGCGGGCTGGCTTATGCCAGTTACTGGCTGTCGATTCCGGTGGCCGGCTACATCATCTATCTGATCCGCACACAGACCGGCGCGCGCAGCCTGCAGGAATTTCTGACGTCACGGTTTGGCCGGCTGGCCAGTCTGGCGTTTGCGGCGGCGATTCTGATTCGTTTGTACAACGAGGTCTGGAGTAATACCGCCGTGGTGGGCGGCTACTTCGGGCTGCCCGGCGAGTGGCCCTATTACACCGCTGCCATGCTGTTCACCATGTTTACCCTGGCCTACAGCCTGAAAGGCGGCCTGCGTTCGTCGATTTTCACCGATGTCATCCAGACCTTTGTGTTTGTGTTCTTCGTGGGCGCGGTGCTGTTTCTGATTATTCCGGTGAACGATACCAGTGCCCTGCTGACCAATGGCGAATTCAAACTCAATGCCGGCTTTGATCTTCTGCTGGTGGCGCTGCTGCAGATGTTCAGTTACCCCTTCCATGATCCGGTGCTGACTGACCGGGGTTTTGTGAACAAAGAGAAAACCATGCTCAAGAGCTTTATTGTGGCCGGGCTGCTGGGTTTTGTGGCGGTGTTTATTTTCAGCCTGGTGGGCGTGCATGCGCGGCTTAATGGTATTGAAGCCATGGGCAATGCGCCGGCGGCGGTTGGTCAATCCCTGGGTCTGGCGGCGCTCTTCTTTATGAGTGTGATCATGATGACGTCTGCCGGCTCTACCCTGGATTCCACCTTCAGCTCCCTCGCCAAGTCCCTGGCTGTGGATCTGCCGCGCCTTGCAAAGCGGGCTCAGGATCGGTTGCCGAGTGTGCGTGTAGGTGCGTTGATCATGATCATCTTTGCGTTCCTGGGTAATATTCCGATGTTTGCCGGCACCGATATACTTCTGGCCACGACCATTTCCGGCACCATGGTGATGGGGCTGGCGCCGGTGTTCCTGTTTTATGGTTTTACCCGCTGGTCGCCCTGGAGTTTCCATCTCAGTTTCTGGACCGGGCTGGGGCTGGGTGTGTTGTTGGCGGCGGGGTTGATTCCGGCCAGCTGGGCGATTGGTGATGGCGCTTACGCCTTGCTGTTGGGTACAAACGCCTACGGATTCATTATCTGCACCGTCGGTTTCTTCCTGCCGCTGGCATGGCGGCTGCTGGTGGGTCGTTCGCTGGCCGCGGGCGAGGTCTGA
- the ectA gene encoding diaminobutyrate acetyltransferase, with protein sequence MTSDSANSTAIVLRPPVKDDGYRLHQLVDQCPPLDPNSIYCNLLQCSHFAATGVAAEKDGDLVGFISGYIPPEQPETVFVWQVAVHEKGRGAGLAKRMLKDIVGRDACRNVTHMETTITADNEASWALFRSFARDMGAELTHHEHFEKDAHFGGHHDSEFLLRIGPFKA encoded by the coding sequence ATGACTTCAGATAGCGCGAATTCCACCGCCATTGTTCTGCGTCCCCCGGTCAAGGACGATGGCTATCGACTGCACCAGCTCGTGGACCAGTGTCCGCCACTGGACCCCAATTCCATCTACTGCAACCTCCTGCAGTGCAGCCATTTTGCCGCCACCGGCGTTGCCGCTGAAAAGGACGGCGATCTGGTAGGTTTCATTTCGGGATATATTCCGCCCGAACAGCCTGAAACGGTTTTCGTCTGGCAGGTTGCCGTTCACGAAAAGGGTCGGGGCGCCGGTCTTGCGAAGCGGATGCTCAAGGATATTGTGGGGCGGGACGCTTGTCGCAACGTCACCCACATGGAAACCACCATTACTGCTGACAATGAAGCTTCCTGGGCGCTCTTCCGCTCATTTGCCAGGGATATGGGAGCCGAGCTGACCCATCACGAGCATTTTGAAAAAGACGCTCATTTTGGTGGTCACCACGATTCCGAGTTCCTTCTGAGAATCGGGCCTTTCAAGGCATAA